The region TCCCGTCTGGGACGAACTGTCGACATGACTTCGCTCGCCGCACTCTGTCCTGGGGCTATTCAATAGAAGCGGCAAAGTCTTCGGACGCCGGCGCGAGGTCGGATGTCCGCCCGCAAAACACTGCGGTCCCTCAACTGCCCTCAGCGATCTTTGCTCTTGGACCGCGTAGATCGGGACCGGCTTCCGGACTTTTCGGGAGGAGACTTCTTGCGAGAACCGCGCGGTTCATCTTGCCAATCACTGATGGCGTCGCCATGCATCGAGAGGTCAACCGGTCTGATATTGCGCATCTTTGCTAGCCCAGCGACATCAGGTGCGGTGGCAGATCCACCATCGGGGTCGGACTTGGCTTGTTTTTCTTTTGGTCGTTTCACCGTTTCCTCGCGGGACGAGATCGATCGTCACATATTCTCGACAGGACAATCTCAAGCTCAAACGATCTCGCTACGGTCTTGTTCCGCGAAGCGCGCGCCTCGATACTTTCTGGCGGTATTCCGATGCGATGCCGAGAATGGCAGGAGATCACCATCTCGAAGGTCTCAGCAAGGCTTGAACTGATTTCCATTCCCCTAAAGATGCGAAGGAACATTCCCCGCTTGACGGTCGTTGGAGACCGCGCAGTTCTCAGGCGACTGCAAGACGCCTACAAGATACCAGAAGCAATGCCGGCAAAGTGCCGGACTCCTGCCGAAGATCGAGAGGATCAACGATGAGAGTGCTCGTGTTAGGCGCTTCCGGCCTGATCGGCTCCGCGGTCTGCGCGAAGCTTTCCGAAGGTGGGACGGAAGTAATCCGCGTGATCCGGCCCGGCTTGTCCCGGGCTGGGAGTATCGGCGACGTTGTGGAACTCGACCTTACGCGAGCGGTCGGGCCTGAAGACTGGTTGCCCCATCTGTCGGGCGTCGCTGCTGTCGTAAATTGCGCAGGCACGCTTCAGGACGGGCCAGGCGAGGATACGTCCGGCGTCCACGTCCGCGGTCCTTCGGCACTGTTTCAAGCTTGTGAACAGGCGGGCGTGCGCCGCGTTATCCATTTCTCCGCAATGGGGGTCGAAAAGGAGCAGCCCTCCTCGTTTTCGCGGACGAAGCTCGAAGGTGACAAGGCACTGATGGCTCGTGATCTGGACTGGGTCATTCTACGTCCCTCCGTGGTGCTCGGCCCGGGAGCTTTTGGAGCCAGCGCACTTTTCAGGGGTTTGGCCGCGCTGCCGTTTCTGCCGCTGATGCCGAATACCGGACGGCTCCAGGTTGTGCGCCTTGAAGACGTCGTGCGCACCGTCGAGATCTTCATCAGTCCGACTGCTCCTGCGCGCCTCATCTTGGAGGTCGCAGGCCCAGAAGCCTTGTCTTTTGAGGATGTCGTAAGCGCCTACCGCCGCTGGTTTGGCTGGCCCGCTGCGCGCTCCGTCAGCATACCTGCACCCCTGGCGAGCCTTATCTACAAGCTCGGCGATCTTGCCGGATCACTGGGGTGGCGTCCGCCGACACGGAGCACGGCGCAAAAGGAGATCACACGCGGCGCCGTTGGCGACATTCGAACTTGGGTCGAGAAAACGCAAATACAACCAATAGCGCTCTCCGAAGCCCTCGCCAGAACACCGGTTTCCGTCCAGGAACGGTGGT is a window of Sinorhizobium numidicum DNA encoding:
- a CDS encoding SDR family oxidoreductase, whose protein sequence is MRVLVLGASGLIGSAVCAKLSEGGTEVIRVIRPGLSRAGSIGDVVELDLTRAVGPEDWLPHLSGVAAVVNCAGTLQDGPGEDTSGVHVRGPSALFQACEQAGVRRVIHFSAMGVEKEQPSSFSRTKLEGDKALMARDLDWVILRPSVVLGPGAFGASALFRGLAALPFLPLMPNTGRLQVVRLEDVVRTVEIFISPTAPARLILEVAGPEALSFEDVVSAYRRWFGWPAARSVSIPAPLASLIYKLGDLAGSLGWRPPTRSTAQKEITRGAVGDIRTWVEKTQIQPIALSEALARTPVSVQERWFANLYLLKPVIFVVLSLFWIGTGAISLTSGYDIGVDLMQRAGARLLAGPSVVAGALADIVIGVAIAIRRTSRIGLYGAAVLSLFYAIAGTILLPELWNEPLGPLLKIWPILVLHFAALAILEER